Below is a genomic region from Sphingomonas phyllosphaerae.
TACGCCGCCTCGTGCCGGTCGGTCGCGTTGACGTGCAGCGAGGCATAGCCCTCGCCGCTGATCTTGGCGGGCATGCCGGGGAACAGGTCGTTGACCAGCGCGCGGCTCAACCCCACCGCTTCGAAATTATAGCCGCCGCGGTACGAGGAGATGACCGCGATTCCCATCTTCGACAGGATCTTGAGCAACCCTTCCTCGATCGCCTTCTTGTGGCGGGTGGTGCATTCCTCCATCGACAATTTGCCGAACAGCCCGCGCGCATGGCGGTCGGCGATCGCCGCCTCGGCGAGATAGGCGTTCACCGTCGTCGCGCCGACCCCGATCAGGACCGCATAATAATGCGTGTCGAGGCATTCCGCGGCACGGACGTTGATCGAGGCATAGGAGCGCAGGCCCCGGCGGACGAGATGCGTGTGCACCGCCGCGGCCGCCAGCACGCCGGGGATCGCGACGCGGTCTTCGTCGATGCGTTCGTCGGTCAGGAACAGCTCGCTCTTGCCCTCGCGCACCGCCTGTTCGGCCTGGTTGCGGATGCGCTGGATCGCGGCGCGCAGCCGCTCGGCGCCACCCCCGGCCTCGAAGGTGCAGTCGATATCGGCGGCGGCATTGCCGAAATAGGCCTTGAGCCGCGCCCAGTCGGTCGAGGTCAGCACCGGGCTGTCGAGCACCAGCACGCGCTCGCGCCGGTCCTCGGTGTCGAGGATGTTGGCGAGATTGCCGAAGCGCGTCTTGAGCGACATCACGTAGCGCTCGCGCAGCGGGTCGATCGGCGGGTTGGTGACCTGCGCGAAATTCTGCCGGAAGAACTGGCTGATGAGCCGCGGCTTGTCGGAGATGACCGCCAGCGGCGTGTCGTCGCCCATCGAGCCGATCGCTTCCTTGCCGGTTTCGACCATTGGCGACAGGATCAGCTCCATGTCCTCGATCGTCTGCCCGGCCGCGACCTGCCGCCGCGCCAGATCGGCGCGGTCATAGCGGGTGACGCTGTCGGCGGGGGCGGGGGGCAGATCGGCCATTGTCGAGAATTCACCGATCATCGCGGCATAATCCTGCTCGCCCGCGATCCGGTCCTTCACCTCGCGGTCGAGCAGCACGCGGCCTTCCTGGAGGTCGACCGCGATCATCTGCCCCGGCCCGAGCCGGCCCTTGGCGAGGACGGTGCTCTCCGGCACCACGACCATCCCGGCCTCCGAGCCGACGATCAGCAAACCGTCGGCGGTCTGGGTGTAGCGCAGCGGGCGCAGCGCGTTGCGGTCGACCCCGCCGACCGCCCAGCGCCCGTCGGTCATCGCCAGCGCGGCGGGACCGTCCCACGGCTCCATGACCGAGGCGAGATACTGGTACATCGCCGCATGGCTGTCGGGCGTGTCGGTGCTCTTCTGCCACGCCTCGGGCACCAGCATCAGCTTGGCGGTCGGCGCGTCGCGGCCCGACCGGCAGATCGCCTCGAACGTCGCGTCGAGCGCTGCGGTGTCCGACGCGCCGGCCGGGATCACCGGCTTGATGTCCTCCGAATGCTCGCCGAACGCGATCGACGCCATGCGGATCTCGTGGCTGAGCATCCAGTTCTTGTTGCCACGGATCGTGTTGATCTCGCCGTTATGCGCGAGGCAGCGGAACGGCTGCGCCAGCCACCATTGCGGGAAGGTGTTGGTCGAATAACGCTGGTGGAAGATCGCGACCCGGCTCTCGAAACGCGCATCGGTCAGATCGGGGTAGAAGACCGACAGGCTCTCGGCGAGGAACAGCCCCTTGTAGATGATCGAGCGGCACGACAGCGAGCAGACGTAGAAGCCCTGGATCTGCGCCGCGATCACGCGCTTTTCGATACGGCGGCGGACCAGATAGAGGTTCTTCTCGAACTCCTCAACGGACACGTCGCCGGGCAGCGGGCCGGCGATCATGATCTGCTCGATCTCGGGGCGCGTCGACTGCGCCTTCATCCCGATCACCGACACATCGACCGGCACCTGCCGCCAGCCGTAGATGGTGTAGCCCGCGCCGATCACTTCGGATTCGACGATCGTGCGGCACGTCTCCTGCGCCGACAGATCGGTGCGCGGCAGGAACACCATGCCGACCGCGAGCCGGTTCGGCATCAATTTGTGGCCCGAGGCGGCGACGCAGTCGTCGAAGAAGCGCACCGGCAGATCGACGTGGATGCCGGCGCCGTCGCCGGTCTTGCCATCGGCGTCGACCGCGCCGCGGTGCCACACCGCCTTGAGCGCGTCGATCGCGGACTGGACGACGCGGCGCGACGGCTTGCCGTCGGTCGCGGCGACGAGGCCGACACCGCAGGCGTCGCCCTCGAACTCGGGGCGATACATGCCGTGCTCGGCGAGATACTGGCGGTTGCGATCAGATGTCGCCATGAAGAAGCCTTTCCCGCTCTACGAAACTGTCGATGGATATCCGCGTGGCGAAGAGTGTGTCGCTCTTCTCCCAAGCGGCGTTTACCTGCGCGGCCTGCTTGTCAGGATGCAGGGGATATTGGTGAGCCAGTTCGTTGCGAACCCGCACCGCATCTGCCCAAATCTTCGGGTCATCGATCACGCCGAGCGCGGCGGCACGCTGGGCCACGTCGCGCGGGGTCAGTCGCTCGACCTTGCCGAGCTGCATCAGCATGGCAATCGTCTTCAGCGTACGACCAAGCGTGTCTTCCAACTGCTCGAACGTCTTCAGAAAAGCCAGAACGTCGATATCGCGGTCCGGGTCGAGGCTACGCATCCGATCGGCGTCGATCGGCATAAGCGGAGCAAGCCGCGCACGCAAAACGACCAAGCGGTCGGCGAGACGGGCAACCGTCGCCAGATGCTCACGCAGCATCGCGATTTCACCGTCGCGTGTCACAGCACGATCCCATCTCGTAGTGCGACCATATCGATCGCGGATGGCTGTCTGCCGCGACGATGCAGTACGACGTCCACCTTCTGCTCTTCTATTTGCGCGAACAACGCCTCATCAAAGCGCGCACGCGCGGACCACTCATCAATGTCATTCTCCACTTCAATATGGAGGTCGATGTCTCCGCCCTTGCGCGTGTCGCTGGCACGGCTGCCGAACAGTCGCACGACGGCCGACGGGCCGAACGCCCGGCGCGCGGCGCGCCGGATTGCCTCCGCCTCGCCGGGCTCCAACCTCACGCCGCCACCTTCGCCGCCTTGGCCTTCGCCTTCAGATGCTGGTGCATCGTCGCCGCCACGTCGCGGCCGTCGCGGATCGCCCACACCACCAGCGACGCACCGCGCACGATGTCGCCCGCCGCGAACACGCCGTCCAGCGAGGTCATCAGTGTCTTGCTGTCGACCAGCACCGTGCCCCAGCGCGTTACGCCCAGTTCCGGTGCGCCCCACAGCTTCGGCAATTCCTCGGCATCGAACCCGAGCGCCTTGATGACCAGATCGGCGGGCATGTCCTCCGCCGCGCCCGGATCGACCTCGGGCGCGCGGCGCCCGCTGGCGTCGGGCGCGCCGAGCCGCATTCGGTTGGCGCGCACCGTCGTCGCCTGGCCGTCCTCGCCCGCGAAGCTGGCGGGGGCGGAGAGCCAGACGAACTCGACGCCTTCCTCCTCGGCGTTGGCGACCTCGCGCTGCGAACCCGGCATATTGGCGCGGTCGCGACGGTACAGGCACTTCACCGACTTCGCGCCCTGGCGGATCGCGGTGCGCACGCAGTCCATGGCGGTGTCGCCGCCGCCGATCACGACGACGTTCTTGCCCTCAGCATTGAGGCGGCCATCCTCGAATTCGGGCACCGCATCGCCGAAGCTCTTGCGGTTCGACGCGGTCAGATAGTCGAGCGCGGCGACGACGCCGTTCAGGTCGTTGCCCGACACGTCGATCGCACGCGCCTTGTAGACGCCGGTCGCGATCAGCAGCGCGTCGTGACGCGCGCGCAAGTCGTCGAGCGTCGCGTCGCGGCCGACTTCGAAGCCTTCGTGGAAGACGATCCCGCCCGCCTTGAGCCGCTCGACCCGGCGCATCACCACCGGCTTCTCGAGCTTGAAGCCGGGGATGCCATAGGTCAGCAGTCCGCCGGCGCGGTCGTGGCGGTCGTAGACATGCACCTCATAGCCGTGGCCGCGCAGATATTCGGCGGCGCTGAGCCCCGCCGGGCCGGCACCGATCACACCGACGGACTGGCCGCGCGCCGGGCCGGGGACGAGCGGTTCGACCCAGCCTTCCTCCCAGGCGGTGTCGGTGATGAACTTCTCGACCGAACCGATCGTCACCGCGCCGTGCCCGCTGAATTCGATGACGCAATTGCCCTCGCACAGCCGGTCCTGCGGGCAGATGCGGCCGCAGATCTCGGGCATGGTCGAGGTGGCGTTGCTCAGCTCATAGGCCTCGCGCAGCCGACCCTCGGCGGTCAGCCGCAGCCAGTCGGGGATATGGTTGTGGAGCGGGCAATGGACCGAGCAGTATGGCACGCCGCATTGCGAGCAGCGCCCGGCCTGGTCCTCGGCGGCGGGAGTGGCATAGCGTTCGGCGATCTCGCGAAAATCCTCGGCACGCGCCTCGGCGGCGCGCTTTGCCGGATAGGATTGCGGGCGTTCAACGAACTTGAGCATGTCGGCCATCGGTGTCCTCCGATCGCCGAATTCTCACATGGATCGCACGCTGTCACGCCCGATTCCGCATTTACGGCAGCATCGCTACCCTAAAAAATGAGAGTTGCTGCTAGTAGCTGCGACCAGCTTGCAAGAAGATCCAATAAAAAGGTCCGATTTGATGCTTATCGCATCGCCAAGGCGGCCAGTGCGACGACCCCGACAATGATTCGATACCATGCGAAGGGTGCAAAGCCGTGCTTGGTGACGATCGCCATGAACCAGCGGATCACCACCATCGCGACCACGAACGACACGACGAAGCCGATCGCGATCGCGGACAGGTGCGCGTCGCCCAGCTCGTGCCGGCTCTTCCACAGCGCCAGCGTGGTTGCGCCCATCATCGTCGGGATCGCGAGAAAGAAGCTGAATTCCGCCGCTGTCTCCTGATCGACGCCCATCGCGCGCGCGCCCATGATCGTCGCGCCCGAGCGGCTGACGCCCGGGATCATCGACAGGCATTGCACCACGCCGATCGACAGCGCGGTCCTCCACGACATCGTTTCGACCGATCCGCCGATCGCACGCGGTGCGACGCGCTCGATGAACAGGATCGCGATGCCACCGACGACCAGCGCGACAGCGACGACGAATGGCCCGGTGCCCGGCGCCTCCAGCACCGCGCGGATCGCGGAATAGGCGATCGCGCCGACCACGGCGGAGGGCAGGAAGCCGAGCAGGACGTTGCGCGTGAACTGGATCGCCTGCGGCTCGCGGCGCAGCAGCCCGGTGCCGACGCGCAGGAAGCGCCGCCAGAACAGCACGACGACGGCCAGGATCGCGCCGAGCTGAATCACGATATCGAAGGTCGCATCGCCCTCCGACAGGCCCAGCAGGGCGCCGGCGAGCACGAGATGGCCCGTCGAGGAAACCGGCAGGAATTCGGTGACCCCCTCGACGATGCCGAGCAGGATGATGGTCAGAAGGTCGTTCACGCGCGATCCCCGCTAGTGGATGGCCGCGGCAGGCGTCAGCCCGCCGCGCGTTCGATCATGCCGAAGCGGCCCGCCTTGCGGTACCGCACCAGCCAGTCGGGGGCGACCGCGTCGAGCGGAGTCGCCCCGATCCCGAGCGCGGCCAGACCCTCGGCACCGTTGGTGACGACGCTGTCGTGCCCGAGCAGCTTCCACTGGTCGGCCGTGATCGGCGTGCCGGGCAGCGCGGCGAGCAGGCCGCCGAGCGTGTCGGGCAGGGGCGCGAAATGTGGCGCGCGGCCGATGTGGCGCGCGATCCGCTGCTGCAGCTCCAGCATCGTCAGGACTTCCGGCCCGCCCAGTTCGAAGGTGCGACCGCCGAACGTCTCCGGGTCGGCGAGTGCGGTCACGGTTGCGCGCGCGACGTCGCCGACGAACACCGGCTGGAAGCGCGCGTTCGGCTTGAGCACCGGCACCACCGGCAGCCGCGCAATCATGCCGGCGAAGCGGTTCACGAACTGGTCTTCGCGCCCGAACACGGTCGAGGGGCGCAGGATCGTCGCGGACGGGCAGGCGGCGCGCACCGCCTCCTCGCCCTTGCCCTTGGTTTGCGCGTACAGCGAGTCCCCGTTCGCGTCCGCGCCGATCGCGGAGACGTGGACCAGCGACGCGCCGGCCTTCGCCGCCGCTTCCGCGACATGCCGCCCGCCGTCGACGTGCACGCGCGCCAGATTGCCCGCGAACGTGCCGACGAGGTTGACGACCCCGTCCGCGCCATGGACGGCGTTGGCGATCGTCTCCGGCCGGGTCACGTCGACCGCGACGAACTGTGTCTGCCCAAGCCCGCCCTGTGGCTTCAGGAAGAATGCCTGTCGCGGATCGCGCTGCGCGATGCGCACCCGCGCGCCCGCCGACAGCAGCGCCTGCGCGATGTAGCGACCGAGGAACCCCCCGCCGCCGATCAGCGTCACCAGCTTGTTGTCCATGCCGTCCTTCATCCCGAAAGCCCTTTAGCCCGCGCGCGTGCCTTGCCCGCCGTACCGCACGTTGACAAGGTTTAGCGGCTTTCGATGCCGCGCTGCAAAAAAGTGACGGACGCGCGACAAAATCGAGTTGACACCCCCGGCACCCGCCCATAGAGGCACCGGCCTACCCCGTGCCCAGATGGCGGAATTGGTAGACGCACCAGCTTCAGGTGCTGGCGATCGCAAGGTCGTGGAGGTTCGAGTCCTCTTCTGGGCACCATTTTCCAGCACCGAGCTGGGTCCGGTCAGCGTAGCGATTTGTGGTCGTGATGCGGGACCGACGGGCAGCCTCCGGCGCTGCTTCGCTTCTTCAGATGATACGTTGTTGGCGCGGACCAGCCACATTGCTTCGCGCGATCGGACCGGATGCGTGTCGTGCCGGTCCGATGCGTCGCTGGCGGTTGAATGCGTGGCCATGTTGCCTTGGCGATGATGCCCGGCGGCTTCGTCGAGGAAGCTTCTCGGTGAGACATCGCCCTAACCCCTGCCCCTACCCTGAAGGAGAGGGGAGATCCTGAGTTTGGCCTGTTTTTACAGGCAAGGAGGAGAGGCTGGCGCGAGGGAAGACGTAAAATTCGGCTAATTTGCCATTCTTGTCCCGTTATGAAACGTTTGTAGAAAAACGCTGCAGGATCGAAGAGCCAATCAGGTCATTTAGGTTACTAGAAAAGTCCTCATGACAGGTTCTCCGACCAGCTTGCTCGTATCTGGTGGCGAAGATCCACGAGGAACTTCGTGGCTTGTTGAGGGGTGATCCTAAGTGTCGGTGACTCTTTATTCTCCGGCGCCCATTCCCTCCAATGAACACGCCCGCAATGTCGCCGCACGCGAGTCCGGGTTACTTGAGCGCGTGAACGATCCGCGGCTGAACGCCATCGCGATGGCCGCGCGCAAGGTCGTTCATGCCGATTGGGCGGGGGTGGCAGTGATCGTCGACGATCTGCAGGTCGTGGTTGCGTCGTCGGGCGGTCAATTGGGACGATATGACCGCGCCCGATCGATGTCCGCGCATGCGATCGCCATGCCCGACGCCGTCTTTTGCGTGGCCGACACGCTGACCGACGACCGGTTCGGTTCGAACCCGTTCGTGCGCGTCGGCCTCATCCGCTTCTTCGCCGCGGCGCCGATCGTCAATGCCGCGGGGCTGGCGCTGGGCGTGGTGTGCGTTTCCAGCAGGACGCCGCGCGCGCCGGTCGACGAGATCGAGGCGCAGGGGCTGCGGACGCTGGCGATGCGCGTGCTCGAACCGCCCGCCGACGCCGCCTGACTGCGCTCCCCGTACGTCGCTCTCCCGTACGATCAGGCCGCCATCGCCGCGAGTACATCGCTGTCAGAGGCGAGATGATCCTCGATCACGCAGCGGAAGTTCAGTCCGGCGATGCCATGGTCGCTCGGCACCGATGCCTGCGCGACGACCAGCCGGTCGAGCGACTGGACGCGGCCGCCCGGCGCGTCGATCGCGAACGGATGCCGCTCATGGAAGCGGCGCGTCCCGGTGGTGGCGACCACGCGCCCTTCCGGATCGACGATCGAGATCGTGGCGCGCCGCGACGAGCGGTTCATGACGTCGATCAACCGCGCCACCTGACCCTCGAAGTCGTATTCGAGATAGCAGACCCCGATCGTCATGCCCTCCACCACGACCGGCGCGACGAAGATCAGGACCTTGCGGTCGTGTGACCAGGGGTTGGGCCAGACTTCGTCGGTGGACCAGCCGTTCGGCATCGGACCATCCATCGCACCGCGGAACTGCCCGTAATTCTCGAAGCGCACCGTGCGCACCGCAGCATTGTCATGCGCGCACACACCGACCTGGCCATCGGCGGCGACGACGAATGCGTTGAGGAAGTAAGGCGAGAAGCCGAGCAGCGAGCGCATCCGTTCCAGCGCGCGCGCTTCGGCGCGCGCATCGCCGGGCAGCAACAGGCTTTCGCGCACGGCATGGTCGCTCGCCAGGACGCGCACGTCGATCGTGCGGTCGAACAGCGTGCGGGACAATGCGTCGGCGATCGACTGCGCCAACTCACCCAACCGGCCGCCTTCCAGTTCGCGGACCAGATCGGCAGCGATTTCACTGCCCTGATGCAGGCGCCCGAGCAATTCCTCGCGAAAGGCGCGTGACGAACTGCTCGCCTGCGCCGCCAGCGTCTTCACTTCCTGCGCCACGACGCCGAAGCCGCGCCCAGCTTCACCCGATCGCGCCGCCTCGATCGCCGCATTGAGCGCCAACAGCCGCGTCTGTCCCGCAATCGCCTCGGATCGATCCGCGTGAGCGGCCACATCGGCGCTCAGCAGCGACAGCAAAGACCGGATACGGCGCGGCATGACATCTCCCTCGATGGTCGACCCGCATGTAGAAGCACCGGGTTAACCAACGGTATGGAAGCCGCTTTTCAGGATGAAACCGTCGGCGAGCCCGATCAGGCCGGAACGCCGAACAGATCGTGTTCGTCCGCGTCCTCGATGACGACCGGCAGGATGTCGCCGGGGGCGAGATGCCCGGCGTCGCGCAGATGCACCTCGCCGTCGATCTCCGGCGCATCGGCCATCGACCGTCCTGACGCGCCGCCGCTCTCGGCATCGACCGCGTCGACGATCACGTCCAGCCGGCGACCGACCTTGGCGGCGAGCTTCGCCGCGGAAATCGCGGCGGTCTTCTCCATGATCCGCGCGTAGCGTTCTTCCTTGACCGCTTCCGGCACCGGATCGGGGAGCGCATTGGCCGACGCACCCTCGACCGGCTCGAAGCGGAACGCCCCGACGCGGTCGAGTTGCGCCTCGTCGAGCCAGTCGAGCAGATACTGGAAGTCGTCCTCGGTCTCGCCGGGGAAGCCGACCACGAAGGTCGAGCGGATCGCGATATCGGGACAGATATCGCGCCACGCCTTGATCCGGCCGAGCACCTTGGCATCGTTCGCCGGGCGCTTCATTCGCCGCAGCACCGCGGGCGCGGCATGCTGGAAGGGAATGTCGAGATAGGGGAGCACCAACCGCTCCGCCATCAACGGGATCACCTGATCGACATGCGGATATGGGTAGACGTAATGCAGCCGCACCCAGGGTGCGATCCTGCCCAGTTCCCGCGCGAGATCGGTCATGTGCGGGCGGACGTCGGCGCCCTTCCACATCCGCGACTGATCGCGGATGTCGATGCCATAGGCCGAGGTATCCTGGCTGATGACCAGCAATTCCTTCGTCCCCGCCGCGACCAGTTTCTCCGCCTCGCGGAGGATCGCATCGGGACGGCGGCTGACCAGATCGCCGCGCAACGACGGGATGATGCAGAAGGAGCAGCGATGATTGCAGCCCTCCGAAATCTTCAGATAGCTGTAGTGGCGCGGCGTCAGCTTGAGCCCGGCGTCGGGGATCAGGTCGACGAACGGGCTGAGCGATGCCGGCGCGGCGGCATGGACCGCCTCGACCACCTGCTCATATTCATGCGCGCCGGTGATCGCGAGCACGCCCGGAAAGCGCGTGCGGATCGTCTCGGCTTCCTTGCCCATGCAGCCGGTGACGATGACGCGGCCGTTCTCGGCGATCGCCTCGCCGATCGCCTCGAGCGATTCTTCCTTGGCCGAGTCGAGAAAACCGCAGGTGTTGACCAGCACGACATCCGCGCCGGCATAGTCGGCGGACATTTGATAGCCGTCGGCGCGCAGCTGGGTCAGGATCCGTTCGCTGTCGACCAGGTTCTTGGGACAGCCGAGCGAGACCATGCCCACGCGGGGCGGTGAGGGAATTTGCGTTGCCATGGGATCGTCCGCACATAATGCGCGACGACGCGATTTGCCAGTGGCGGCGGCACGCGCGATAGCGACGGCTGTTTCGGCGTAGGGAGGCGAGGATGCTGGCGATCGGATTGATGTCGGGCACGTCGCTGGACGGGATCGACGCCGCGCTGATCGAAACCGACGGGCAGCAGGCGGTTCGGCACGTCGCATTTCGCGGCGAGCCCTATTCGGATGCCGCGCGCGCGCAATTTGCGGAGGCGACCGCGATCGCGCTGACCTATCCCCGCCCGCGCGCCAGCCCGCCGCTGGTGGAGGCGGCGGCGCTCATCACCCGGACCCACGCGCTGGCGGTGCAGAAGCTGTT
It encodes:
- the gltB gene encoding glutamate synthase large subunit; the encoded protein is MATSDRNRQYLAEHGMYRPEFEGDACGVGLVAATDGKPSRRVVQSAIDALKAVWHRGAVDADGKTGDGAGIHVDLPVRFFDDCVAASGHKLMPNRLAVGMVFLPRTDLSAQETCRTIVESEVIGAGYTIYGWRQVPVDVSVIGMKAQSTRPEIEQIMIAGPLPGDVSVEEFEKNLYLVRRRIEKRVIAAQIQGFYVCSLSCRSIIYKGLFLAESLSVFYPDLTDARFESRVAIFHQRYSTNTFPQWWLAQPFRCLAHNGEINTIRGNKNWMLSHEIRMASIAFGEHSEDIKPVIPAGASDTAALDATFEAICRSGRDAPTAKLMLVPEAWQKSTDTPDSHAAMYQYLASVMEPWDGPAALAMTDGRWAVGGVDRNALRPLRYTQTADGLLIVGSEAGMVVVPESTVLAKGRLGPGQMIAVDLQEGRVLLDREVKDRIAGEQDYAAMIGEFSTMADLPPAPADSVTRYDRADLARRQVAAGQTIEDMELILSPMVETGKEAIGSMGDDTPLAVISDKPRLISQFFRQNFAQVTNPPIDPLRERYVMSLKTRFGNLANILDTEDRRERVLVLDSPVLTSTDWARLKAYFGNAAADIDCTFEAGGGAERLRAAIQRIRNQAEQAVREGKSELFLTDERIDEDRVAIPGVLAAAAVHTHLVRRGLRSYASINVRAAECLDTHYYAVLIGVGATTVNAYLAEAAIADRHARGLFGKLSMEECTTRHKKAIEEGLLKILSKMGIAVISSYRGGYNFEAVGLSRALVNDLFPGMPAKISGEGYASLHVNATDRHEAAYDQAVATLPIGGFYRQRHTGEAHAYSAQLMHLLQTAVSTDSYSSYLQFSRGVSDLPPIYLRDLLQFNFPNEGVPVDQVEAITEIRKRFVTPGMSLGALSPEAHETLAIAMNRIGAKAVSGEGGEDKIRYTPYDNGDNANSVIKQVASGRFGVTAEYLNACEEIEIKVAQGAKPGEGGQLPGFKVTEFIAKLRHATPGVTLISPPPHHDIYSIEDLAQLIYDLKQINPRARVCVKLVSSAGIGTVAAGVAKAHADVILVSGHVGGTGASPQTSIKYAGTPWEMGLSEVNQVLTLNGLRGRIKLRADGGLKTGRDIVIAAILGAEEFGIGTLSLVAMGCIMVRQCHSNTCPVGVCTQDEALRGKFVGTPEKVINLMTFIAEEVRDILARLGVRSLDEVIGRTELLRQVSRGAEHLDDLDLNPILAKVDATDAERRFSLSTFRNDVPDSLDAQIIKDASAVFSRGEKMQLTYSVRNTHRAVGTRLSSEITRTFGMSKLAENHVTIRLRGSAGQSLGAFLCSGVTLEVFGDANDYVGKGLSGGKIVVRPAVSSPLRSQDNTILGNTVLYGATSGKLFAAGQAGERFAVRNSGATVVVEGCGANGCEYMTGGTAVVLGEVGANFGAGMTGGMAFIYDPTGSFARRVNPENIVWQRVAAAHWEEVLRALVAEHAEVTDSRWSRGLLDDWDRALGSFWQVIPREMLTRLSHPLDDAETLEAAE
- a CDS encoding nucleotidyltransferase domain-containing protein; this translates as MRLEPGEAEAIRRAARRAFGPSAVVRLFGSRASDTRKGGDIDLHIEVENDIDEWSARARFDEALFAQIEEQKVDVVLHRRGRQPSAIDMVALRDGIVL
- a CDS encoding NAD(P)-dependent oxidoreductase; amino-acid sequence: MADMLKFVERPQSYPAKRAAEARAEDFREIAERYATPAAEDQAGRCSQCGVPYCSVHCPLHNHIPDWLRLTAEGRLREAYELSNATSTMPEICGRICPQDRLCEGNCVIEFSGHGAVTIGSVEKFITDTAWEEGWVEPLVPGPARGQSVGVIGAGPAGLSAAEYLRGHGYEVHVYDRHDRAGGLLTYGIPGFKLEKPVVMRRVERLKAGGIVFHEGFEVGRDATLDDLRARHDALLIATGVYKARAIDVSGNDLNGVVAALDYLTASNRKSFGDAVPEFEDGRLNAEGKNVVVIGGGDTAMDCVRTAIRQGAKSVKCLYRRDRANMPGSQREVANAEEEGVEFVWLSAPASFAGEDGQATTVRANRMRLGAPDASGRRAPEVDPGAAEDMPADLVIKALGFDAEELPKLWGAPELGVTRWGTVLVDSKTLMTSLDGVFAAGDIVRGASLVVWAIRDGRDVAATMHQHLKAKAKAAKVAA
- a CDS encoding undecaprenyl-diphosphate phosphatase, with amino-acid sequence MNDLLTIILLGIVEGVTEFLPVSSTGHLVLAGALLGLSEGDATFDIVIQLGAILAVVVLFWRRFLRVGTGLLRREPQAIQFTRNVLLGFLPSAVVGAIAYSAIRAVLEAPGTGPFVVAVALVVGGIAILFIERVAPRAIGGSVETMSWRTALSIGVVQCLSMIPGVSRSGATIMGARAMGVDQETAAEFSFFLAIPTMMGATTLALWKSRHELGDAHLSAIAIGFVVSFVVAMVVIRWFMAIVTKHGFAPFAWYRIIVGVVALAALAMR
- a CDS encoding complex I NDUFA9 subunit family protein, which encodes MDNKLVTLIGGGGFLGRYIAQALLSAGARVRIAQRDPRQAFFLKPQGGLGQTQFVAVDVTRPETIANAVHGADGVVNLVGTFAGNLARVHVDGGRHVAEAAAKAGASLVHVSAIGADANGDSLYAQTKGKGEEAVRAACPSATILRPSTVFGREDQFVNRFAGMIARLPVVPVLKPNARFQPVFVGDVARATVTALADPETFGGRTFELGGPEVLTMLELQQRIARHIGRAPHFAPLPDTLGGLLAALPGTPITADQWKLLGHDSVVTNGAEGLAALGIGATPLDAVAPDWLVRYRKAGRFGMIERAAG
- a CDS encoding GAF domain-containing protein, producing MNDPRLNAIAMAARKVVHADWAGVAVIVDDLQVVVASSGGQLGRYDRARSMSAHAIAMPDAVFCVADTLTDDRFGSNPFVRVGLIRFFAAAPIVNAAGLALGVVCVSSRTPRAPVDEIEAQGLRTLAMRVLEPPADAA
- a CDS encoding methyl-accepting chemotaxis protein yields the protein MPRRIRSLLSLLSADVAAHADRSEAIAGQTRLLALNAAIEAARSGEAGRGFGVVAQEVKTLAAQASSSSRAFREELLGRLHQGSEIAADLVRELEGGRLGELAQSIADALSRTLFDRTIDVRVLASDHAVRESLLLPGDARAEARALERMRSLLGFSPYFLNAFVVAADGQVGVCAHDNAAVRTVRFENYGQFRGAMDGPMPNGWSTDEVWPNPWSHDRKVLIFVAPVVVEGMTIGVCYLEYDFEGQVARLIDVMNRSSRRATISIVDPEGRVVATTGTRRFHERHPFAIDAPGGRVQSLDRLVVAQASVPSDHGIAGLNFRCVIEDHLASDSDVLAAMAA
- the rimO gene encoding 30S ribosomal protein S12 methylthiotransferase RimO — its product is MATQIPSPPRVGMVSLGCPKNLVDSERILTQLRADGYQMSADYAGADVVLVNTCGFLDSAKEESLEAIGEAIAENGRVIVTGCMGKEAETIRTRFPGVLAITGAHEYEQVVEAVHAAAPASLSPFVDLIPDAGLKLTPRHYSYLKISEGCNHRCSFCIIPSLRGDLVSRRPDAILREAEKLVAAGTKELLVISQDTSAYGIDIRDQSRMWKGADVRPHMTDLARELGRIAPWVRLHYVYPYPHVDQVIPLMAERLVLPYLDIPFQHAAPAVLRRMKRPANDAKVLGRIKAWRDICPDIAIRSTFVVGFPGETEDDFQYLLDWLDEAQLDRVGAFRFEPVEGASANALPDPVPEAVKEERYARIMEKTAAISAAKLAAKVGRRLDVIVDAVDAESGGASGRSMADAPEIDGEVHLRDAGHLAPGDILPVVIEDADEHDLFGVPA